One genomic region from Tachysurus vachellii isolate PV-2020 chromosome 22, HZAU_Pvac_v1, whole genome shotgun sequence encodes:
- the si:ch1073-456m8.1 gene encoding uncharacterized protein si:ch1073-456m8.1 has protein sequence MHSDTVDISASPRKRIVSRAMSEEESLRHIIEAEESPKRLSRRDSRYGSLRRGDTRGSQSEDDPAENTSTMELQQNYEMCLAELQSVELRQGVLLFQVECLQDALEGAEEMLIETKREAHQISMELERERGHRRKLENDVALLMQEIERLKEEKISVATESIIQEQKESDVMTDKPAADGVDGCVSEEIKSVDTPSQPTGSTNSFANFAAAAYLLFKNRRLEPNFSKQPDSEGTSVDQEVKPDVVGSEQTTTDGSSQKSHDAEDCDESSGYEDAPSDFSPSTPDGSSEAVLPEDGEIEMKNSNEARNAKDPEACLLS, from the exons GCTGAAGAGTCACCCAAGCGCTTATCTCGCAGAGACAGCAGATATGGATCTCTCAGGAGGGGAGACACAAGAGGAAGTCAG AGTGAAGACGACCCTGCAGAGAACACATCCAcg ATGGAGCTACAGCAGAACTACGAGATGTGTTTAGCCGAGCTACAGAGCGTTGAACTGCGGCAGGGGGTGTTACTTTTCCAGGTAGAGTGTCTCCAGGATGCCCTGGAGGGAGCTGAGGAGATGCTCATTGAGACCAAGAGGGAAGCTCATCAAATCAGCATG GAGCTGGAACGAGAGAGGGGGCATAGAAGGAAGTTGGAGAACGATGTTGCATTGCTGATGCAGGAGATAGAGCGGTTAAAGGAG GAGAAAATTTCAGTTGCAACTGAAAGTATAATACAAGAGCAGAAAGAATCTGATGTAATGACAGATAAACCTGCTGCTGACGGCGTGGATGGATGTGTATCTGAAGAGATAAAATCCGTAGACACACCTTCACAACCTACAGGCTCTACAAACAGTTTTGCTAACTTTGCTGCTGCAGCATATCTACTGTTCAAGAACAGAAGATTAGAGCCAAATTTCTCCAAACAGCCTGATTCAGAGGGAACCTCGGTGGACCAGGAGGTAAAACCAGACGTGGTTGGTTCTGAACAGACTACAACAGACGGAAGCAGCCAAAAATCTCATGACGCCGAAGACTGCGACGAGAGCAGTGGCTATGAAGACGCTCCATCAGATTTCTCACCTTCGACTCCTGATGGGTCTTCAGAGGCAGTGTTGCCAGAAGATGGAGAGATCGAAATGAAGAACAGCAATGAGGCCAGAAATGCAAAGGATCCAGAAGCCTGTCTTCTGTCTTGA